GTGACCCCGATGCCCCGGGCGTCGGCGGCGGCCCGCACCCGCTCGTAGGTCTCCAGCGGCAGCCGGACTGATCGGCTCACCATCGGCACGTCGGTGTCGGGGGTGGGGAGATCCACCGCCGGGCTCTCATCGATCAGCTCGGCGATCCGGTCGTCGCCGCTGTGGAACTGCTTGGTCGCGTCGTTACGGTGCATCGTCACGGCCTCCTCATCGGCGAGATCTCCGCATGGCCTCGTCGTAGCGCTTGGACTCGATGTCGCTCAACTCGCGGGCGGAGAGGATGTCCCAGTCGTTGTCGGTGCCATCGGCCTCGGCGAGCAGCACCGCCAACCGGCGGCCCCGACGGGCGGCGGCGTAGACCACCATCACGTCGTCGCCCAGATGGCGGATGACCCGTCGGGCGCTGTGCAACGCCTCCCAGACTTCCCCGGGCGTGACGTCGTAGACCCTCAGGTTGGCCAACGCCTCGTCGGTGAAGCTGAACCTGCTGCCCACGCCGCGGAGCGTACCACGGGCGTAACACGCAGTGGGATGAGTCGAATTTCGCTGATCACGGCTTCGCGGTGACAGGATGAGGCGTAATCCCCTCGAGGAGGTCCATGGTGAAGCGTCAGGCGTACCAGCCGATTCTGATCACCGACGCCTCGCGCAGCCAGGGTGATCAGCTCAACAGCCGTCAGCGCCGCTATGTCCTGATGATGGGCATTCGGGTGGCCTGCATCATCGTCGGCGCGATCCTGGTCGGTGCGAACGCCCCACTGCTCTGGCTTTGGCTGCCGTTGTGCGCCCTCGGCATGGTGCTCATCCCCTGGCTGGCCGTGCTGCTGGCCAACGACCGGCCGCCGAAGGAAGAGCACCGACTGGCCAACCGGTTCCACCGCCGGCACACGGACGACACCCCGCCGATGAGCCTCACCGCCGAGGAGCGCCCGCACAAGGTCATCGACGTCGAACCCTGACCCGCGAGCGGGCCAGGGTTCGACGGCCACGCCTGTGGGCGTGCGCCGACGGTCACGCCTGGCCGTGCGTCGACCGCTACGCCTGTGGTCGTGCGCCGACGGTGGAGACGGCCAGCGCCCCCAGGTCGGTGGCGCGGTTCAGTGCCGCGGTCGGGCTGGCACCGGCGAGCCAGGCGGTGAGCAGGCCGGCCGCGAAGGCGTCGCCCGCCCCGGTGACATCCATCACTGCCACCCGCCGGGCCGGAGCCACGTAGACCGCCGCGCTGCGGTCGACCCAGACCGCGCCCGCCGCGCCGCGCTTGACCACGACCCGCCGGGCCGTCGCCGACAGCGCCCGCCCCTGCGCCGCCGGGTCCAGCCCACCAGCCAGCACCGTGGCCTCGTCCGCGTTGACCAGCAGCAGGTCGACCTCGCGTACCCACGTCAGGAACGCCGCCGCGCCCGCCCGCCGCAGCGGCACCGCGGAGGCCGCGTCGACGCTGGTGGTGAGCCCGCGCTCGCGGGCGGCGGCCAACGCCCGCAGCCCCGCGTCGCGCGACCCGGCGTCCAGGAGGGTGTACGCGGACAGGTGCAGATGCCCAGCGTCGGGCGCCGCCGCGAGGGCCCGCTCGACGTGCGCGGCGCTCAGCAGCAGGTTCGCACCCCGCTGGCTGACCATGGTGCGCTCGTCGTCGGCGGCCAACACGATCACCGTGCCGGTCGGGTGGCCTTCGACTCGCTCGACTGCGCAGTCGACACCCGCCCGGTCGAGCTCGGCCACCCGGTCGCGCCCCGCGTCGTCGGCACCGACGGCGCCGACCAGCGTGACGTCCACCCGTTGCGCGGCGATCCAGGCCGCGGTGTTGGCGGCCTGGCCGCCGCCGCCGAGACTGATCTCGGCCGCGGTGTCCGAGCCGGCCGCGAGCGGCCCGGACAGCACGGCGACCACGTCCGTGATCACGTCGCCGACGACGACCACCCGGGCCGGTCGGGTCATACGGCGGCGGCGGTGTTGCGGGCCGCTGCGGCGACGGCGATCCGCGCGGCCAGGTCGGCGTTGCGCAGGATGATCCGGACGTTCACGGTCAGGCTCGCGCCCTCGGTGGCCGAGTGGAAGTGGGCGAGCAGGTACGGCGTCACGGCCTTCCCGGTAAC
The nucleotide sequence above comes from Micromonospora luteifusca. Encoded proteins:
- a CDS encoding DUF3099 domain-containing protein; translated protein: MVKRQAYQPILITDASRSQGDQLNSRQRRYVLMMGIRVACIIVGAILVGANAPLLWLWLPLCALGMVLIPWLAVLLANDRPPKEEHRLANRFHRRHTDDTPPMSLTAEERPHKVIDVEP
- a CDS encoding carbohydrate kinase family protein is translated as MTRPARVVVVGDVITDVVAVLSGPLAAGSDTAAEISLGGGGQAANTAAWIAAQRVDVTLVGAVGADDAGRDRVAELDRAGVDCAVERVEGHPTGTVIVLAADDERTMVSQRGANLLLSAAHVERALAAAPDAGHLHLSAYTLLDAGSRDAGLRALAAARERGLTTSVDAASAVPLRRAGAAAFLTWVREVDLLLVNADEATVLAGGLDPAAQGRALSATARRVVVKRGAAGAVWVDRSAAVYVAPARRVAVMDVTGAGDAFAAGLLTAWLAGASPTAALNRATDLGALAVSTVGARPQA